A section of the Mycolicibacterium chubuense NBB4 genome encodes:
- a CDS encoding DUF4226 domain-containing protein, whose translation MGFWQQQVNDLMKGIGNLGGFTPPLDTPTPSPTLPPYPAPTYSPQIPGPDGVVPPVPQYPPYIPEQDMNTSSGMPRSTLDGIHDDGGVILQKPGELGPPPYPHGPDYTEAPPGSGVWVPDHRPLAPGSVVPAAWTGKGADEANTADAALRRTHEALNEADQGLGQHLTDAHAADTQSKAQLQRITQEIQAGIATMQPTLGTAAGREQLAIFLDRKASEAKQVASDAQQMASRLAASLQTVGQQFDSATTL comes from the coding sequence GTGGGTTTCTGGCAACAGCAGGTCAACGACCTGATGAAGGGCATTGGGAATCTGGGCGGCTTTACCCCACCGCTGGATACGCCAACACCCAGCCCGACGCTGCCACCGTACCCGGCGCCAACCTACTCCCCCCAGATTCCCGGCCCCGATGGCGTCGTGCCGCCTGTGCCCCAATACCCGCCGTACATCCCCGAGCAGGACATGAATACTTCCTCGGGCATGCCGCGCTCGACGCTCGACGGGATTCACGATGACGGTGGCGTGATTCTCCAAAAGCCCGGCGAGCTCGGCCCACCGCCCTATCCGCATGGACCCGACTACACCGAGGCCCCGCCCGGGTCGGGGGTATGGGTACCCGATCACCGTCCGCTTGCCCCAGGTTCGGTCGTGCCGGCGGCGTGGACGGGTAAAGGCGCGGACGAGGCCAACACCGCCGATGCCGCATTGCGCAGAACCCATGAAGCGCTCAACGAGGCTGATCAGGGCCTGGGGCAACACCTCACCGACGCGCATGCCGCCGATACCCAGTCCAAGGCCCAGCTGCAACGGATTACACAGGAGATCCAGGCCGGCATCGCCACTATGCAGCCGACATTGGGAACCGCGGCCGGTCGCGAACAGCTCGCAATATTCCTCGACCGCAAGGCATCTGAGGCCAAGCAGGTCGCTAGCGACGCACA
- a CDS encoding helix-turn-helix domain-containing protein gives MPSSRLVELIDRYRDAHGVSESELARRIGVTRENLRKWRTNGVRRLPERANLAATARVIGRPYREVLSAALFDTGYLETAGDQTRPYSEVLADAITVLTEATRLTNQLSRRTDTGEWEADPDPRAAVPIDWAEFITLALAGAAANAGGIETVLAGRPGSWEAEMIRRTLQSTVFDDKDLLRHRTQPVVVDLWVESILDNLGDTTDDDYNHAHLELDARADAIPQPTDLPPGPFSPDDPRIAPVSWVNVDDNGYLVITYSGWSGDPADVALMTELQAEAQAHHDPTTGEIAYEQALQAISALEDALDEQWQRDYADYATRLTAAIETKLGELNLPVPITVTITAAPREATRADYDVHRPPDYPINAIDAAVEAGIMDTLTPSAIAAGTPPLERLPRQSV, from the coding sequence GTGCCCAGTTCTCGTCTCGTCGAGCTGATCGACCGTTACCGCGACGCGCACGGAGTCAGTGAGTCGGAGCTCGCCCGGCGGATCGGCGTGACGCGGGAAAACCTCCGCAAGTGGCGAACCAACGGCGTTCGTCGCCTGCCCGAGCGCGCGAATCTTGCTGCGACAGCCCGGGTTATCGGACGTCCCTACCGGGAAGTCCTCTCCGCGGCCTTGTTCGACACCGGTTACCTCGAGACCGCGGGAGATCAGACCCGGCCGTACAGCGAAGTGCTCGCCGATGCCATCACCGTGCTCACCGAGGCAACCCGGTTGACGAATCAGCTGTCGCGGCGCACCGACACCGGCGAATGGGAGGCAGATCCCGATCCACGCGCCGCAGTACCCATCGACTGGGCCGAGTTCATCACCCTCGCCCTGGCTGGGGCCGCCGCCAATGCCGGCGGCATCGAGACCGTTCTCGCCGGCAGACCGGGCTCGTGGGAGGCCGAAATGATCCGCCGGACACTGCAATCCACCGTCTTCGACGACAAAGACCTGCTGCGGCACCGCACCCAACCGGTGGTCGTCGACCTGTGGGTGGAAAGCATCCTGGACAATCTCGGCGACACCACTGACGACGACTACAACCACGCACACCTTGAGCTGGACGCCCGCGCCGACGCCATCCCCCAGCCAACCGACCTACCCCCAGGCCCCTTCTCCCCCGACGACCCCCGCATCGCCCCAGTGAGCTGGGTCAACGTCGACGACAACGGCTATCTAGTCATCACCTACTCGGGCTGGTCGGGCGACCCAGCTGACGTCGCTTTGATGACCGAACTCCAAGCCGAGGCCCAGGCTCACCACGACCCCACTACCGGAGAGATCGCCTACGAACAAGCCCTGCAAGCGATCTCGGCGCTTGAGGATGCTCTCGACGAGCAGTGGCAGCGTGACTATGCCGACTATGCAACACGGCTCACCGCGGCCATCGAGACCAAGCTGGGCGAACTGAACCTGCCGGTACCAATCACCGTCACCATCACTGCCGCGCCGCGCGAGGCGACCCGCGCCGACTACGACGTTCACCGACCACCGGACTACCCGATCAATGCCATCGACGCTGCGGTCGAAGCCGGCATCATGGACACCCTGACGCCCTCGGCCATAGCGGCCGGCACGCCGCCGCTCGAACGCCTCCCGCGGCAATCCGTCTAG
- a CDS encoding tyrosine-type recombinase/integrase, translating into MPRADSQQESPSIAHPAWFVDFLADRAIRKPSPHTAKAYRQDFDAIATLVAGTADGVVNLETTALNRDGLRAAFAVYAQTHSAASVRRCWSTWNTLCTYLFTADVLDANPMPLIGRPKVPKSLPKSYSGEAVTELVAAIDAEEGSARRSTWPERDRAIVFIALLAGLRAEELIGADIGDIRRTDDGGVLHVHGKGNKDRRIPFGTELLDVVEEYLETRLVRVPVARRRSPATDVLSRFSPTAPLFVGVDGARITRGTLQYRILRALKKAGINSERPPGALVHGLRHTFATELANANVSVYALMKLLGHESMVTAQRYVDGAATETRSAAESNPLYGLITAQSTPHGPTDDN; encoded by the coding sequence ATGCCCCGCGCCGACTCGCAGCAGGAATCACCCAGCATCGCGCATCCGGCCTGGTTCGTTGACTTCCTCGCCGATCGCGCGATTCGCAAACCGTCACCGCATACCGCCAAGGCCTACCGTCAAGATTTCGATGCCATCGCGACGCTGGTCGCCGGCACCGCCGATGGTGTTGTAAATCTCGAGACCACGGCGCTCAATAGAGACGGTCTGCGGGCGGCCTTCGCGGTCTATGCCCAAACACATTCAGCGGCTTCGGTGCGACGCTGTTGGTCGACGTGGAACACCTTGTGTACCTATCTGTTCACGGCGGATGTGCTGGACGCCAATCCGATGCCGCTCATCGGCCGCCCGAAAGTGCCGAAGTCTCTACCGAAAAGCTATAGCGGTGAGGCGGTAACCGAGCTCGTTGCCGCGATCGATGCCGAGGAAGGATCCGCCCGCCGCAGTACCTGGCCCGAACGCGACCGCGCCATTGTCTTCATCGCTTTACTGGCGGGACTGCGGGCCGAGGAGCTCATTGGTGCAGACATCGGTGACATTCGCCGGACCGACGACGGCGGTGTGCTTCACGTTCATGGCAAGGGCAACAAGGATCGCCGAATACCGTTCGGCACAGAGCTTCTCGATGTCGTTGAGGAGTATCTCGAGACGCGCCTCGTCCGTGTGCCGGTAGCGCGGCGGCGCTCGCCTGCAACCGACGTGCTCAGCCGCTTCTCCCCCACTGCCCCGCTGTTCGTCGGGGTAGATGGAGCGCGGATCACGCGCGGAACGTTGCAGTATCGGATTCTGCGTGCGTTGAAGAAAGCTGGCATCAACAGCGAACGACCGCCCGGCGCTTTGGTGCACGGGCTGCGACATACCTTCGCTACCGAATTGGCCAATGCGAACGTCAGCGTCTATGCGTTGATGAAGCTTCTCGGGCACGAATCCATGGTCACCGCGCAGCGCTATGTCGATGGAGCCGCGACCGAGACCCGTTCGGCCGCCGAGAGCAACCCGCTCTACGGGCTGATCACCGCGCAATCGACTCCGCACGGCCCTACCGATGACAACTGA
- a CDS encoding IS3 family transposase (programmed frameshift), with protein sequence MPKPFPAEFRADVIAVARKGEAPLRQIAKDFGISEACLHRWLKIADRDDAVGRAGSPAAADDVAAQLREAHKRIKLLEQEAEVMRRAVGYLSRDANPKMMYPLVLDLAADGVPVTVTCRVLGFSTQGFYKWRKAPFSQRDWDDAHLINAARDIHADDPAFGYRFIADELPGRGIIAGENRVARLCSQERIWSIFAKKRGLNRRSGPPVHDDLVQRQFSAQAANQVWLADITEHRTDEGKLYLCAIKDVYSNRIVGYSIDSQMKSSLAVAALHHAVALRSPVATIVHSDRGSQFRSRKFVHALSHNGLHGSMGRVGACGDNAAMESFFALLQRNVLDRRRWSTRAELRLAIVTWIERTYHRRRRQRALGRLTPIEFELLHTPVATAA encoded by the exons GTGCCGAAACCGTTTCCTGCCGAGTTCCGAGCCGACGTCATCGCCGTGGCCCGCAAGGGCGAGGCGCCGCTGCGCCAGATCGCGAAGGACTTCGGGATCTCGGAGGCCTGTCTGCATCGCTGGCTCAAGATCGCTGACCGTGACGATGCTGTCGGCCGAGCTGGGTCACCGGCCGCTGCTGACGACGTGGCCGCGCAGCTGCGCGAGGCGCACAAGCGGATCAAGCTCCTCGAGCAGGAGGCCGAGGTAATGCGCCGTGCGGTCGGCTACCTGTCCCGGGACGCCAACCCAA AAATGATGTACCCGCTGGTCCTCGACCTTGCCGCTGACGGGGTGCCCGTCACGGTGACCTGCCGGGTCCTGGGATTCTCCACCCAGGGGTTCTACAAATGGCGCAAAGCACCCTTTTCGCAGCGAGATTGGGACGATGCGCACCTGATCAACGCGGCCCGCGACATCCACGCCGACGACCCGGCCTTCGGCTACCGATTCATCGCAGACGAACTTCCCGGGCGCGGAATTATCGCCGGCGAGAACCGTGTCGCGCGGCTGTGTTCCCAGGAGCGCATCTGGTCGATCTTCGCCAAGAAGCGTGGACTGAACCGTCGATCCGGACCGCCGGTCCATGACGACCTCGTCCAGCGTCAGTTCAGCGCCCAAGCCGCCAACCAGGTCTGGCTGGCTGACATCACCGAGCACCGCACCGACGAAGGCAAGCTCTACCTCTGCGCCATCAAAGACGTCTACTCCAACCGGATTGTGGGCTACTCGATCGACTCGCAAATGAAGTCCTCACTGGCAGTGGCGGCCTTGCATCACGCCGTGGCGCTGCGCTCACCCGTCGCGACGATCGTCCACTCCGACAGAGGCAGCCAATTTCGATCACGGAAGTTCGTCCACGCACTGTCGCACAACGGGTTACACGGATCGATGGGCCGCGTCGGTGCGTGCGGGGACAACGCAGCCATGGAATCGTTCTTCGCCCTTTTGCAACGCAACGTGCTCGACCGGCGACGCTGGTCCACCCGGGCCGAACTACGCCTGGCGATCGTGACGTGGATCGAGCGGACCTACCACCGACGGCGCCGGCAACGCGCACTCGGCAGACTCACCCCGATAGAGTTCGAACTGCTCCACACCCCAGTCGCAACCGCGGCCTGA